The following DNA comes from Apus apus isolate bApuApu2 chromosome 24, bApuApu2.pri.cur, whole genome shotgun sequence.
TTGCAGCTTTGGAGGAACGTTTGGCACCATTTGAGCTGATTTATCTTTCCTCTCTAAAACCTTGGAGCAGTGAATCCCTGAATGGTTGTTTTCCTGGGTTGTTGTGCTGTAAGCACATGATCTTCATCCCTGATGTCCCCACTGGGTGTTGCTTTAGAACTCTACATTGTGAGGTGTTGAGTAGAAGGGAGGGGGCTTAAGGATCCCCCCAGGGTGATCAGGGTCACCCCGAGGCAGAAGTTCTGGGCTCAGCTCTCCTGAAATCCCATGGAATACACCAAAATGCAATCCCTGAAGTTCCTTTCTcagcaaggcagcagggagcagatcCTGAGGTGGGATCTGCAGCACAGAGTgccctggggcagggactgTGTTCTCAGAGAGCCTGTGGTTCAAATCGGCAGCCACAACAAGGGATGGATCTTCTTGATGGTCTGATTAATTGCCTTCAGGTAATTTTATGGCACTGCCCCATCTGGGGCTGCAACCTCTGCTGGGGTCAAGGttcccagctgtgccacagtCCCGTGAAGGTGAGAGGTCTCCTTCCCACAGGTCCCTTGTTCCTGGTGGCTGTACAATCGTGCTCTTCTGTGGGTTTTCTTGGAAAGGTGTGAActtgctgttcctgctgtgctgaAGCAAAGAGGAGGTGGGCATGGCTGGGGGGAGGATGTTCCTCCTTTAACTCAGCAGGTGGGCAAAGGGCAGAAGTTCCTAAACTGATTTTTCTAGAGAAatccttgttttcctctgcacTGCTGTGCCTGCACTGTCCCCTGCTTTCCACGAGGACTTCAGTCTGGAGATGTACGTGGTCCTACCTCGAAGGCCGTGGTGCCCTGGGATGTTTCACCAACCTTGGCTGCTCCTGGCAGAAGGGGAACAGGTCACCCAAGGTGGAGAACAAGAACAGGGGTGCTGGGAGGTGCCAGCGCTGGGCTGGGGACCTGGAGGCACCGACAGAAGCaggttttgtctttgtttttccagGACCAGATGCCCAAGGTGGCTTTGGGTGAGCTGCTGCCGTGCCACGGGCTTTACTGCCATCTTGTAGCCAAGCAAGACACTGCAGGAGAGTTGCTGGggactgcagggctggggctcacCCAGGACAACCCCTCCTGCGTGTTTGTGGCCCAAAAGCCCATATGGGAATGGGAAGAATGTTTCTGAGGACAGGTCGTGCTTGGGTGGTGATGGTGTCAGGgttggtggggctgggggagcttgTTCCGTCCCTCCTCGCACTTCCaggggcagcactgctgggtttGGGGGCTGCTCCAGGAGGGAATGGTCCTGACTGTGTGGGGAGCCTGGCACAGGGGGCTGAGGGGTCTGGTGGGTGTTGGGTGCCCCTGCAGCCCGGGTGACAAGGGCTGCCCAGGCTctgtgggcagggcaggagggtgaAACCCaccagccaggagagctgggagcactttcatcttgggggggggggagcacaGCTCTGGTTTACCAGGGGTTATTTTGGGCTCAGGGACCCCTAAGAGGTCTCCTCCCTGATCCAGCTGTGCCCCTGGGTGCCTGGTGTGCCCCACGTTCCCGGGCATGCCAGGGATGCAGAGCCCAGGGAGGCTGCTCTTGTTGCTGCCAGGGCATCAATAATTACTTCATTAATAAGAACACAAATGACCTGATCAGAGCTTTGCATGGAGCTCCACTAGGATGGTCACTCAGCATCCCTGATGGATTTGGGGACCAGGTTGGGGGGCTCTTGTGGTTCTGGGGGTTTCATACAGAATGACAATATCTggagttggaagtgaccttcaagatcatccagtcccacccccctgcatgggcagggacacctcccaccagcccaggctgctccaagccccatccaacctgcccttcaacactgccagggatggggcagccacagcttccctgggcaacctgggccaggctctccccaccctcacactccacaattccctcctcatctccagcctccagctccctctcccagttttcatccatccccctcatcccatccctccctgcccttgtcccaagtccctccccagctttcctggagccccttcaggcactggaaggtgctctaaggtctccctggagccttctcttctccaggctgaacaccccaactctcccagcctggctccagagcagagctgctccagcccttggatcatctccgtggcctcctctggaccctctccaacaggtccacatctttcttgtgctggggccaccagaactggatgcagtgttCCAGGTGAGGtcccaccagggcagagcagaggggcaggatcacctctctccatctgctggccacacgtCTTTTGATTACAGCCCAGGGGCCAGACCCTGCAGCCCAAGTCTCAGGTAACCTGACCCGAGTTTATTTACTAATAAAACACCATCGAGGCTGTTCTGACTAATCAGGCAGGGAAGGTTGGCTTTGTGTTCCTTCCAGGATCCATCACCTGGGTGTGCAAGGATGTCAAAAGAAGCACATAAAGGACCAGAATTGAAGAGGCTCAGCTCGGGGTTTTATTGAAGCTGTGGGTCTGTTGTGATTTCCccctttaaaatgtcatttatgTTTGTAACTGGGCCAGAAACCATTTCTAAAAAGAGCAGGCTGGACCAGGTGGTGTTTTTCTGGTTTGCAGATGGTTAAGGGGAGCTGCAATGTGGGGCTTCCAGTTgttatttaaaacagcaaaagccTCGTGGTGGCCGCAGGTAGGATCTGAGGGGGTTTTGTCTAAGTCCTGTAAACTTCACTCAGGATAATGAGCTGCCAAATTGGCCTTTGATCCTGTGGATTCCATCCAGCCACCTGTCTTGACGTGCTCTGAGAAACTGGACTCACAGCAACAGGTAGAAGTTGGCCGAGGGTGTAAAAACACACCCCGAGTTGTGGGAACCACGGGTGGGAGTTTGGTCCCAGCTTtgtggtttctgggctgcaggggagctgAGCTCAGGTTTGCAAACTGGGGTTTTCCCAGCCAGGACCAGCTTGGGCTCcttgcaggaggcagcagccagtGGATTTGGCCAGCTCCTCATGGGCTCTTGAAATTGGGGAGAACTTTTGGGTGGGCTGAGCTCGACCTTAGGGAGTGTAGAGAGCCTGGGTGACTTGGTAGAGCGTGTGTTCGGTGACCTGCTGGAAGTactggcagcacagccactcCTCCAGGCTGGGCCTTggccctgccccagcagaaTTCTCTGCAAACTTGAGGAGCAACAGAGCCCTCTTCAGCTCCACCCAGCTCCTGAGCAGGGTGAGGGTCTTCTTGCTCCTGGCAAAGAGCTCCTGGCGAGGCCCCCAGAGCAGGACCTGCAGGATGCTCCTGGCCTGCTCGATGGAGACCCTCTTGCAGGGATCTCTGTGGAGAAGCAGCACGGCCAGACGCTTGAGTCCCGTGGAATAGATGGACAAGGAAGGGATTTCAGGAAGTCTGTTGTTTCTGAACCCCAAGGCATTTTCCAGAGAGATGTCCACATGCAGGATCTGATAGATCAGCATGCCTACCTGCAGCTCATCTGCCACTGGGGAGGGTGCTGCAGCAAGCCCCTTGGTCcagtcctgctcctggctggtAGAACAAGGTCTTCGCTTGTCTTGGACCTTGAAGAAGCTGCTGATGAGCAGCCTTGGAAGGGACAGCCCCAGGGGTGCCTCCTTGCCTTGCTGGCTCTGGGCAGGACAAGGGcactgcaccagcagcaggttCTTGGGGCAGAGGTCCCCCAGCCCCACGTTCTGTCTctggaggtgctccagccccgTGCAcacctgcaggaggaggaggcaagCCAGACGTTCATAGTGCCCAGGGCTGGTCCTGTGCAAACCATGGGATCCCTTCACAAAGCCCTCCAGGGTCTGGTAGGGAACCTCGGGAGAAAGAAGAACCTGCAGGACAGGGCGGGTGGTAAGATGAGCTGGCTCCTCTCCACAAGGGGACCAGTTCTGCTCTCCATGGCTTCCCAGGAGCACCAGCTCCTGAGGGAGGTGGTCAGTGAAGCGGCCGATCAGGCGCTGGATGTTGCAGTGTGTCCCAAGGGAGCTCTGcacccccaggctggagcagcccatCTTAGGGACCTGCAAAGAGAGACAGGGCACAGCCAGCTGAGCAAGGACGGAGCCACTggatcacagaaccacaggatggttcgggttggaaggaaccttaaagatcatctagtcctgACCCTCCTGCCGTGAGCAGCTACACCTTCTgctaggccaggttgctccaagccccatccaaagCCTCGATCCAAAAGCTTCAtcctggcccaggctgctgcctcagctCAGGGCCACACTGGTCCAacccagtgctgggctcccccTGCACCCTCCCAACCCACTGGTGCCTGCTGGAACAGGTTCGAGCAAGGAAAAGTGCTGCTCTCCTTGACCCAGCCTTTGGACCAGTGGGAACCCTCTCTgtccccaccaccagcagcagcatcagcagcaccaccaccagcagcaccaccaccagcagcatcaccaccaccagcagcaccaccagcaccaccagcagcaccagcaccaccagcagcaccaccagcaccatcTCCTTCAGCAAATGCAGAAGCTGGTGCCAAAAGGGGAAGCGCCTGTGTGACCTGGGGCAGTGGAACAGCACCACAGCCCCCCGTGCCGTGGGAGCCAGCACCCCCCGCCCCTCCCAGGGCACTTCCACCAACATCCCCACCTTACCTTGGCTGCAAACACCAGCCGGGTTTGCTCAGAAGTGAAGCCCACCCTGAAGTACCAGGCGTCCCCGCTCTCgcagcagggctctggctcCAGGATGCTGAGGGctgcccagctcttccctgccagctctgcctccagcagctgctgctgctcctcctgccccaccagctcctcctggagACGAGCTGAGAGCCGGGCCAGGGCAGCTGCCTGGCACCCCAAAAGCAGCCCGGACCCCCCGGCTGGGctctccaggagctgccccagctccctgtcTGCCGTCCCAAACGTCAGCTCCGCCGGGCTGGGTGACGGGGAGTTCTGTGGGTGGCTCCAGGTCACCGGTTCTCCCAGGCTCTGGGACTTGGTCAAGGGCTTCTTGGGTCCCCAGGAGGGTCTGTCCCGTGGGGGGATGGAGCggggagccccctccccgtgccGTGAAGGGGGCGGTGGGATGTTGCTGAGGATGTTGCCAGTCCATGCTGAGGGGTCACCCCGAGAGTGCCAGGATGGCTCCGGGAGGGACTCTGCTCGCTGGAGCTGCTTTTTTGGCagtgggggaggcagggggtCCCTGCCGGGCTGAGGGGGGGgtctcccagctccctcccctcGGCAAGCCTTGCGGGGGACGAGGTGGGCACGCAGCTCTCCTGGGGGGGGAGGAACAGACACGGCAGAGCTGAGGGGGTGGATGGTGAGGGGCACGGAGGGGTTGCCATCCCCCCGTGGTGGTCCCAGCCTCTGTCACCCTGTGGTGGCCCCCGGTGTCACCCCAGTGGTGGTCCTGGTGTCACCCTGTGGTGGTCCTGGTGCCTGTCACCCTGGCAGAGGCCCTACTGTCACCCCAGTGGTGGTCCTGGCATCACCCCAGCAGTGTTCC
Coding sequences within:
- the PEAK3 gene encoding protein PEAK3, coding for MELEPSRNPPLPGKTERTPLQGTHSRSLDLGALGPPAPMPDPLGPTDPALVYSNVGELRAHLVPRKACRGEGAGRPPPQPGRDPLPPPLPKKQLQRAESLPEPSWHSRGDPSAWTGNILSNIPPPPSRHGEGAPRSIPPRDRPSWGPKKPLTKSQSLGEPVTWSHPQNSPSPSPAELTFGTADRELGQLLESPAGGSGLLLGCQAAALARLSARLQEELVGQEEQQQLLEAELAGKSWAALSILEPEPCCESGDAWYFRVGFTSEQTRLVFAAKVPKMGCSSLGVQSSLGTHCNIQRLIGRFTDHLPQELVLLGSHGEQNWSPCGEEPAHLTTRPVLQVLLSPEVPYQTLEGFVKGSHGLHRTSPGHYERLACLLLLQVCTGLEHLQRQNVGLGDLCPKNLLLVQCPCPAQSQQGKEAPLGLSLPRLLISSFFKVQDKRRPCSTSQEQDWTKGLAAAPSPVADELQVGMLIYQILHVDISLENALGFRNNRLPEIPSLSIYSTGLKRLAVLLLHRDPCKRVSIEQARSILQVLLWGPRQELFARSKKTLTLLRSWVELKRALLLLKFAENSAGAGPRPSLEEWLCCQYFQQVTEHTLYQVTQALYTP